A window from Chaetodon trifascialis isolate fChaTrf1 chromosome 5, fChaTrf1.hap1, whole genome shotgun sequence encodes these proteins:
- the kctd12b gene encoding BTB/POZ domain-containing protein KCTD12b, which yields MALPDSGISGEEVPFPEIIELNVGGQVYITRYSTLTSVPDSLLGEMFSRKSAKGLARDTKGRFFVDRDGFLFRYILDYMRDQQLVLPDHFPERGRLQREAEFFNLPELVKLLAPKISKQNSLGDEGCQSDPEDSSPGIDTARNLGSLGAAAAACASLVPSAMDSKRSGFITIGYRGSYTLGRDSHTDAKFRRVARIMVCGKTSLAKEVFGETLNESRDPDRPPERYTSRYYLKFTFLEQAFDKLADAGFHMVACNSTGTCAFAHEQTDDKIWTSYTEYVFYRGSSVISKAATSDLPAVTEVVTSETATAHTAPATDQHSSTGRTQSLPETSSSTTLDIRNPLLLDSPPPLTPPLPPPPPPAVDYSDLPPLSPPVLPPPLPSTKPFSTSSPSPPQTPPPAESPQRPTTLNLQTLPRPTVKENGGPLQGADEDEEERKMLEEDLKKCIEDFKKIRLPRVFPDRKRHWQSDLLKKYNA from the exons ATGGCTTTACCAGACAGTGGCATATCTGGGGAGGAGGTACCCTTCCCGGAGATTATAGAGCTCAATGTTGGTGGGCAGGTGTACATAACCCGCTATTCTACCCTCACAAGTGTACCAGACTCCCTGCTAGGGGAGATGTTCAGCAGAAAGTCAGCCAAAGGACTTGCCAGGGACACCAAGGGTCGCTTCTTCGTGGACCGTGATGGTTTCCTTTTCCGTTACATCCTGGACTACATGCGGGACCAGCAGCTGGTTCTTCCAGACCACTTCCCCGAGCGTGGGCGTCTGCAGAGGGAGGCTGAGTTCTTCAACCTGCCTGAGCTTGTCAAGCTGCTGGCGCCCAAAATCAGCAAGCAGAACTCTCTTGGCGACGAGGGATGTCAGAGCGACCCAGAGGACTCCTCGCCTGGGATTGACACTGCCCGTAACCTCGGCTCCCTGggtgctgccgctgctgcctgCGCCAGCCTGGTGCCCAGCGCCATGGACAGCAAACGGTCCGGGTTCATCACTATTGGCTACCGAGGCTCATACACCCTGGGCCGTGACAGCCACACCGATGCCAAATTCCGCCGGGTGGCACGGATCATGGTGTGTGGGAAGACCTCACTGGCCAAAGAGGTGTTTGGGGAGACGCTGAACGAGAGCCGTGACCCTGACCGCCCCCCTGAGCGCTACACGTCCCGCTACTATCTCAAGTTCACCTTTCTGGAGCAGGCTTTTGACAAGCTGGCTGACGCAGGCTTCCACATGGTGGCCTGTAATTCCACAGGAACCTGCGCCTTTGCCCATGAGCAGACGGACGACAAGATCTGGACCAGCTACACTGAATATGTGTTCTACC gTGGTTCATCTGTGATCTCCAAGGcagcgacctctgacctccctgctGTCACTGAAGTGGTGACCTCTGAAACTGCGACTGCACATACAGCACCAGCCACAGaccagcacagcagcactggcCGAACGCAAAGCCTtccagaaaccagcagcagcacaacactgGACATACGAAACCCACTTCTCCTGgactcccctcctcctctgacacctcctcttcctcctccacctcctcctgctgtagACTACTCTGACCTCCCACCTCTGTCCCCTCCAGTCCTACCTCCACCTCTACCATCAACCAAACCTTTCTCTACCTCCAGTCCTTCTCCTCCCCAAACACCACCTCCTGCTGAGAGCCCCCAGCGTCCTACCACACTCAATCTACAGACACTGCCACGGCCCACCGTCAAGGAGAATGGTGGCCCCCTGCAGGGGGCggatgaggacgaggaggagaggaagatgctgGAGGAGGATCTGAAGAAATGCATTGAGGACTTCAAAAAGATCCGTTTGCCCAGAGTGTTTCCGGATCGCAAGAGGCATTGGCAAAGTGACTTGCTTAAGAAGTACAATGCGTAG
- the znf711 gene encoding zinc finger protein 711 isoform X1, with protein MDQGGGVLELHTQELKMPHAMIMQDFVAGMGGLAHIDGEHIVVSVPEGMLLSDVMTDEGILLEHGLEVEGLETQVVQGLETEVVEGLETEVVESLHADVEGLEAEVVEELQTQVVELEAQVVEGLEGEVEVEGLEAQVVEGLETEVDVEGLEAHVVEGLEEEVEVEGLEAEVVEGLEVDVESLQTQGVEAHEISSEDMVSSEHSVIMPDNILGTEVAIEEALDPHHHHVLTSDLIQDSNHHHDDMPDQVFVAELLSEHQDNTLDHQLVSEGLMVTEANSETIIHEQLPTEAVPLQTDEEDDARSSSEDYLMISLDEVGEKLDIGDTPLEISTEVMEDKESKEEDGSEVIKVYIFKAEADDDLGKCIEKQPNQSFQLYKKITCKFLAVNLNVDHNFLICIFFPFLGGTEVITEDDYQNGHPDLEAASSGRLGVGRDKMVYMAVKNHPKEEEDDEDDSDDDDDDDDISNTIDQVKNGTSTPFLQIREGLGANRALKPKAKKKKKGETRQCQTAVIIGPDGMPLTVYPCHICGKKFRSRGFLKCHMKNHPDHLLKKKYQCTDCDFTTNKKISFHNHLESHKLLSHNSERSPEYTEYTRRYHESSPLGSDKLIVKDREPKLHHCKYCDYETAEQGLLNRHLLAVHSKNFAHVCVECAKGFRHPSELKKHMRTHTGEKPYHCPHCEFRCADQSNLKTHIKSKHGADLPFKCSHCPQAYADARELQRHIEMVQGHKTHQCPHCEHKSTNSSDLKRHIISVHTKDFPHQCDVCEKGFHRPSELKKHAETHKGNKVHQCRHCNFNAPDTFTLSRHILSLHTKDLPFKCKRCRRGFRQPAELKKHMKTHSGRKVYQCQYCEYNSTDASGFKRHVISIHTKDYPHRCDYCTKGFRRPSEKSQHIARHHKDMLM; from the exons ATGGATCAAGGAGGAGGGGTGTTGGAGCTACACACTCAGGAGCTGAAGATGCCCCACGCTATGATCATGCAAGACTTTG TTGCAGGCATGGGGGGTCTGGCTCACATTGATGGGGAGCACATTGTGGTATCTGTGCCTGAGGGTATGCTTCTTTCTGATGTGATGACGGACGAAGGCATCCTCCTGGAGCATGGACTTGAGGTGGAAGGCCTGGAGACTCAGGTGGTTCAAGGCCTGGAGACCGAGGTGGTTGAAGGACTGGAGACAGAAGTGGTGGAGAGCTTACATGCAGATGTAGAGGGCTTGGAGGCAGAAGTGGTTGAGGAGCTACAGACACAGGTGGTTGAGCTGGAGGCTCAGGTAGTCGAGGGCCTTGAGGGTGAGGTGGAAGTGGAAGGTCTTGAGGCCCAAGTGGTTGAAGGCCTGGAAACTGAGGTAGATGTTGAGGGCCTGGAAGCTCATGTTGTTGAGGGCcttgaggaggaggtggaagtggAGGGTTTAGAAGCTGAAGTTGTTGAGGGTCTTGAGGTAGATGTGGAAAGTCTGCAAACACAAGGGGTGGAGGCCCATGAAATATCCAGTGAAGACATGGTGTCGTCAGAACACAGTGTGATCATGCCTGACAATATTCTGGGCACAGAAGTTGCGATAGAGGAAGCGCTTGACCCCCATCATCACCACGTCCTAACCTCAGACCTCATCCAGGACTCCAACCACCACCATGATGACATGCCAGACCAGGTGTTTGTGGCAGAGCTACTGTCTGAGCACCAGGACAACACTCTGGACCACCAGCTCGTGTCAGAGGGCTTGATGGTGACAGAAGCCAACTCTGAGACCATAATCCACGAACAGCTGCCAACAGAGGCTGTTCCCCTGCAGAccgatgaggaggatgatgcaAGAAGCAGTTCTGAAGATTACCTCATGATCTCCT TGGATGAGGTGGGAGAGAAGCTGGACATAGGAGACACTCCACTTGAGATCAGCACAGAGGTGATGGAAGACAAGGAATCTAAAGAAGAGGATGGCTCAGAGGTCATCAAAGTCTACATTTTCAAAGCCGAAGCAGATGACGATTTAGGCAAGTGCATTGAAAAACAACCAAatcaatcatttcagctgtacaAAAAGATCACCTGTAAATTCTTGGCTGTTAATCTGAATGTAGATCACAactttttaatttgtatttttttcccctttctagGCGGAACAGAGGTGATAACAGAGGATGATTACCAGAACGGCCACCCTGACCTGGAAGCTGCATCGTCAGGGAGACTGGGAGTTGGTCGTGACAAGATGGTTTATATGGCGGTCAAGAACCatccaaaagaagaagaggatgatgaggatgacagtgatgatgatgatgatgacgacgacaTCA GTAATACCATTGATCAGGTGAAGAATGGTACATCTACACCATTTCTGCAAATCCGAGAGGGGCTGGGCGCCAACCGAGCCCTCAAACCCAAAgccaagaaaaagaagaaaggagagaccCGGCAGTGTCAGACTG CTGTTATCATTGGACCAGACGGTATGCCTTTGACTGTCTACCCCTGCCACATATGTGGAAAGAAGTTTCGCTCACGAGGCTTCCTCAAATGCCACATGAAGAACCACCCAGACCACCTGCTTAAGAAGAAGTACCAGTGTACAGACTGTGACTTTACCACCAATAAGAAGATCAGTTTCCACAACCACTTGGAGAGTCACAAGCTGCTGAGCCACAACAGTGAGCGCTCTCCAGAATACACCGAGTACACACGCCGCTACCATGAGTCCAGCCCCCTGGGCTCTGACAAGCTCATCGTCAAAGACCGGGAGCCCAAACTGCATCACTGCAAGTACTGCGATTATGAGACAGCTGAACAGGGCCTGCTCAACCGTCACCTGCTGGCCGTGCACAGTAAGAActttgcacatgtgtgtgttgagtgtgccAAAGGCTTCCGTCACCCATCAGAGCTGAAGAAACACATGCGGacccacacaggtgagaagccctACCACTGCCCGCATTGTGAGTTCCGCTGTGCAGATCAGTCCAACCTAAAGACTCACATCAAGAGCAAGCATGGCGCAGATTTACCTTTCAAGTGCAGCCACTGTCCTCAAGCCTACGCTGACGCACGAGAACTCCAGCGTCATATAGAGATGGTGCAAGGCCACAAGACCCATCAGTGCCCACACTGTGAGCACAAGAGTACCAACTCCAGTGACCTGAAACGACACATTATCTCTGTTCACACCAAGGACTTCCCCCACCAGTGTGACGTGTGCGAGAAAGGCTTTCACAGGCCCTCAGAGTTGAAGAAACACGCGGAGACACACAAGGGCAACAAGGTGCACCAGTGCCGGCATTGTAACTTCAACGCTCCCGACACCTTCACTTTGAGTCGCCATATCCTGTCCTTGCATACGAAGGACCTCCCCTTTAAGTGCAAGCGCTGCCGGCGAGGCTTCCGGCAGCCTGCTGAGCTGAAGAagcacatgaagacacacagtgGTAGAAAGGTTTATCAGTGCCAGTATTGTGAGTATAACAGTACGGACGCTTCTGGCTTCAAACGCCACGTTATCTCCATTCACACCAAGGACTACCCCCACCGCTGCGACTACTGCACCAAGGGCTTTAGGAGGCCTTCAGAAAAGAGCCAGCACATAGCCAGACATCACAAAGACATGTTGATGTAA
- the znf711 gene encoding zinc finger protein 711 isoform X2, translating into MDQGGGVLELHTQELKMPHAMIMQDFVAGMGGLAHIDGEHIVVSVPEGMLLSDVMTDEGILLEHGLEVEGLETQVVQGLETEVVEGLETEVVESLHADVEGLEAEVVEELQTQVVELEAQVVEGLEGEVEVEGLEAQVVEGLETEVDVEGLEAHVVEGLEEEVEVEGLEAEVVEGLEVDVESLQTQGVEAHEISSEDMVSSEHSVIMPDNILGTEVAIEEALDPHHHHVLTSDLIQDSNHHHDDMPDQVFVAELLSEHQDNTLDHQLVSEGLMVTEANSETIIHEQLPTEAVPLQTDEEDDARSSSEDYLMISLDEVGEKLDIGDTPLEISTEVMEDKESKEEDGSEVIKVYIFKAEADDDLGGTEVITEDDYQNGHPDLEAASSGRLGVGRDKMVYMAVKNHPKEEEDDEDDSDDDDDDDDISNTIDQVKNGTSTPFLQIREGLGANRALKPKAKKKKKGETRQCQTAVIIGPDGMPLTVYPCHICGKKFRSRGFLKCHMKNHPDHLLKKKYQCTDCDFTTNKKISFHNHLESHKLLSHNSERSPEYTEYTRRYHESSPLGSDKLIVKDREPKLHHCKYCDYETAEQGLLNRHLLAVHSKNFAHVCVECAKGFRHPSELKKHMRTHTGEKPYHCPHCEFRCADQSNLKTHIKSKHGADLPFKCSHCPQAYADARELQRHIEMVQGHKTHQCPHCEHKSTNSSDLKRHIISVHTKDFPHQCDVCEKGFHRPSELKKHAETHKGNKVHQCRHCNFNAPDTFTLSRHILSLHTKDLPFKCKRCRRGFRQPAELKKHMKTHSGRKVYQCQYCEYNSTDASGFKRHVISIHTKDYPHRCDYCTKGFRRPSEKSQHIARHHKDMLM; encoded by the exons ATGGATCAAGGAGGAGGGGTGTTGGAGCTACACACTCAGGAGCTGAAGATGCCCCACGCTATGATCATGCAAGACTTTG TTGCAGGCATGGGGGGTCTGGCTCACATTGATGGGGAGCACATTGTGGTATCTGTGCCTGAGGGTATGCTTCTTTCTGATGTGATGACGGACGAAGGCATCCTCCTGGAGCATGGACTTGAGGTGGAAGGCCTGGAGACTCAGGTGGTTCAAGGCCTGGAGACCGAGGTGGTTGAAGGACTGGAGACAGAAGTGGTGGAGAGCTTACATGCAGATGTAGAGGGCTTGGAGGCAGAAGTGGTTGAGGAGCTACAGACACAGGTGGTTGAGCTGGAGGCTCAGGTAGTCGAGGGCCTTGAGGGTGAGGTGGAAGTGGAAGGTCTTGAGGCCCAAGTGGTTGAAGGCCTGGAAACTGAGGTAGATGTTGAGGGCCTGGAAGCTCATGTTGTTGAGGGCcttgaggaggaggtggaagtggAGGGTTTAGAAGCTGAAGTTGTTGAGGGTCTTGAGGTAGATGTGGAAAGTCTGCAAACACAAGGGGTGGAGGCCCATGAAATATCCAGTGAAGACATGGTGTCGTCAGAACACAGTGTGATCATGCCTGACAATATTCTGGGCACAGAAGTTGCGATAGAGGAAGCGCTTGACCCCCATCATCACCACGTCCTAACCTCAGACCTCATCCAGGACTCCAACCACCACCATGATGACATGCCAGACCAGGTGTTTGTGGCAGAGCTACTGTCTGAGCACCAGGACAACACTCTGGACCACCAGCTCGTGTCAGAGGGCTTGATGGTGACAGAAGCCAACTCTGAGACCATAATCCACGAACAGCTGCCAACAGAGGCTGTTCCCCTGCAGAccgatgaggaggatgatgcaAGAAGCAGTTCTGAAGATTACCTCATGATCTCCT TGGATGAGGTGGGAGAGAAGCTGGACATAGGAGACACTCCACTTGAGATCAGCACAGAGGTGATGGAAGACAAGGAATCTAAAGAAGAGGATGGCTCAGAGGTCATCAAAGTCTACATTTTCAAAGCCGAAGCAGATGACGATTTAG GCGGAACAGAGGTGATAACAGAGGATGATTACCAGAACGGCCACCCTGACCTGGAAGCTGCATCGTCAGGGAGACTGGGAGTTGGTCGTGACAAGATGGTTTATATGGCGGTCAAGAACCatccaaaagaagaagaggatgatgaggatgacagtgatgatgatgatgatgacgacgacaTCA GTAATACCATTGATCAGGTGAAGAATGGTACATCTACACCATTTCTGCAAATCCGAGAGGGGCTGGGCGCCAACCGAGCCCTCAAACCCAAAgccaagaaaaagaagaaaggagagaccCGGCAGTGTCAGACTG CTGTTATCATTGGACCAGACGGTATGCCTTTGACTGTCTACCCCTGCCACATATGTGGAAAGAAGTTTCGCTCACGAGGCTTCCTCAAATGCCACATGAAGAACCACCCAGACCACCTGCTTAAGAAGAAGTACCAGTGTACAGACTGTGACTTTACCACCAATAAGAAGATCAGTTTCCACAACCACTTGGAGAGTCACAAGCTGCTGAGCCACAACAGTGAGCGCTCTCCAGAATACACCGAGTACACACGCCGCTACCATGAGTCCAGCCCCCTGGGCTCTGACAAGCTCATCGTCAAAGACCGGGAGCCCAAACTGCATCACTGCAAGTACTGCGATTATGAGACAGCTGAACAGGGCCTGCTCAACCGTCACCTGCTGGCCGTGCACAGTAAGAActttgcacatgtgtgtgttgagtgtgccAAAGGCTTCCGTCACCCATCAGAGCTGAAGAAACACATGCGGacccacacaggtgagaagccctACCACTGCCCGCATTGTGAGTTCCGCTGTGCAGATCAGTCCAACCTAAAGACTCACATCAAGAGCAAGCATGGCGCAGATTTACCTTTCAAGTGCAGCCACTGTCCTCAAGCCTACGCTGACGCACGAGAACTCCAGCGTCATATAGAGATGGTGCAAGGCCACAAGACCCATCAGTGCCCACACTGTGAGCACAAGAGTACCAACTCCAGTGACCTGAAACGACACATTATCTCTGTTCACACCAAGGACTTCCCCCACCAGTGTGACGTGTGCGAGAAAGGCTTTCACAGGCCCTCAGAGTTGAAGAAACACGCGGAGACACACAAGGGCAACAAGGTGCACCAGTGCCGGCATTGTAACTTCAACGCTCCCGACACCTTCACTTTGAGTCGCCATATCCTGTCCTTGCATACGAAGGACCTCCCCTTTAAGTGCAAGCGCTGCCGGCGAGGCTTCCGGCAGCCTGCTGAGCTGAAGAagcacatgaagacacacagtgGTAGAAAGGTTTATCAGTGCCAGTATTGTGAGTATAACAGTACGGACGCTTCTGGCTTCAAACGCCACGTTATCTCCATTCACACCAAGGACTACCCCCACCGCTGCGACTACTGCACCAAGGGCTTTAGGAGGCCTTCAGAAAAGAGCCAGCACATAGCCAGACATCACAAAGACATGTTGATGTAA